From Burkholderia cenocepacia, the proteins below share one genomic window:
- a CDS encoding efflux transporter outer membrane subunit produces MQSPATKGTLALAVLAVSLIMAGCASMGDNTTQSTRIEADALDAGAAIRAADRDAGWPAADWWRAYRDPQLDAWIAAAQAGNPTLAAAEARVREAQAMARVARSAELPQINGNLSLMRQHWPDNVYYGPGPLANADTWNNTGSLGLSYHLDLWGKDKNATERALDTAHATAADARAAKLELEVNVVRAYVGMSMNYALLDLAHETFERQRSLADLARKRLQAGLGTQLDVSQAESTLPDYERQIDSYEEAIQLARHQLAALAGKGPGAGDTIKRPQLALDAPAGLPSAMPADLLGRRPDVVAARWTVDAQARGIDVAKASFYPNIDLLATVGGFGVTAPFTDFLRAMNGGWTAGPALSLPIFEGGRLRAQLGAANAGYDQAVERYNQTIVGALKDIADQVVRIRSLDTQKKDAARSVAANNRSYQLSREGFRRGLTDYVNVLVAQQQLLRAQETAARIDAERLAAHAQLMAALGGGVETGSDVPKDEAAAAVAAPAAASGTKPAAAVARPAEVATTGASGVPAAR; encoded by the coding sequence GTGCAGTCTCCGGCGACAAAAGGGACGCTCGCACTGGCGGTTCTTGCAGTCTCATTAATAATGGCCGGTTGCGCGAGCATGGGCGACAACACAACCCAGTCCACTCGCATCGAAGCGGACGCACTCGACGCCGGCGCGGCCATCCGCGCGGCCGACCGAGACGCGGGCTGGCCCGCCGCCGACTGGTGGCGCGCGTACCGCGATCCGCAGCTCGATGCATGGATCGCCGCCGCCCAGGCCGGCAACCCGACCCTCGCGGCCGCCGAGGCCCGCGTGCGCGAAGCGCAGGCGATGGCGCGCGTCGCCCGCTCGGCCGAACTGCCGCAGATCAACGGCAACCTGTCGCTGATGCGCCAGCACTGGCCGGACAACGTGTACTACGGCCCGGGGCCGCTCGCGAACGCCGATACCTGGAACAATACCGGCTCGCTCGGCCTGTCGTACCACCTCGATCTGTGGGGCAAGGACAAGAACGCGACCGAGCGGGCGCTCGACACCGCGCATGCGACCGCCGCCGACGCGCGCGCGGCGAAGCTCGAACTCGAAGTCAACGTGGTGCGCGCGTATGTCGGCATGTCGATGAACTACGCGCTGCTGGACCTCGCGCACGAGACGTTCGAACGCCAGCGCTCGCTCGCCGATCTCGCGCGCAAGCGGCTGCAGGCCGGCCTCGGCACGCAGCTCGACGTGAGCCAGGCGGAATCGACGCTGCCGGACTACGAGCGCCAGATCGACAGCTACGAAGAGGCGATCCAGCTCGCGCGCCACCAGCTCGCCGCACTGGCCGGCAAGGGCCCCGGCGCCGGCGACACCATCAAGCGGCCGCAGCTTGCGCTCGATGCGCCGGCCGGCCTGCCGTCGGCGATGCCGGCCGACCTGCTCGGCCGCCGCCCCGACGTCGTCGCGGCGCGCTGGACGGTCGACGCGCAGGCGCGCGGCATCGACGTCGCGAAGGCGTCGTTCTACCCGAACATCGACCTGCTCGCGACGGTCGGCGGCTTCGGCGTGACCGCGCCGTTCACCGACTTCCTGCGCGCGATGAACGGCGGCTGGACGGCCGGCCCCGCGCTGTCGCTGCCGATCTTCGAAGGCGGTCGGCTGCGGGCGCAGCTCGGCGCCGCGAACGCCGGCTACGACCAGGCGGTCGAGCGCTACAACCAGACGATCGTCGGCGCGCTCAAGGACATCGCCGACCAGGTCGTGCGAATCCGCTCGCTCGATACGCAGAAGAAGGACGCCGCGCGCTCGGTGGCGGCCAACAATCGCAGCTATCAACTGTCGCGCGAAGGCTTCCGCCGCGGGCTGACCGATTACGTGAACGTGCTGGTCGCGCAGCAGCAACTGCTGCGCGCGCAGGAGACGGCCGCCCGCATCGACGCGGAACGCCTCGCCGCGCACGCGCAGCTGATGGCCGCGCTCGGAGGTGGAGTCGAGACGGGCAGCGACGTGCCGAAGGACGAAGCTGCCGCCGCGGTTGCCGCGCCCGCCGCCGCATCGGGCACGAAGCCCGCGGCAGCCGTCGCCCGGCCCGCGGAAGTCGCTACCACCGGCGCGTCCGGCGTGCCGGCCGCACGGTAA
- a CDS encoding LysR family transcriptional regulator, protein MDTLQNMRVFVRVVDAGSFTAAAQQMNSTTAYASRAVSDLEAHLRTRLLNRTTRRIALTEAGERYLQRCEQILAYVDQAEAEAGDAHARPSGKLKVHCFTSLGQHYLVPAIARYRERYPDVHVELTLAQRMPDLLDEGYDVAIVVGRDLPDSGLVSQRLGESYSVVCASPGYVESHGVPQRPADLAQHVCLGMVAPGFHFDEWALAGPNGDEVVPITAPPFRVNVAEALAVAVREGMGVGGLPLYSAIGWLRSGHIVRVMPEYRSHVMNIYALYPSRQYLDAKIRTWVDFLREELPLTLEADEAALEQYTRAT, encoded by the coding sequence ATGGATACGCTACAAAACATGCGGGTATTCGTCCGCGTGGTGGACGCGGGAAGCTTTACCGCGGCCGCCCAGCAGATGAATTCGACCACCGCCTACGCGTCGCGCGCGGTCTCGGATCTCGAGGCCCACCTGCGCACGCGTCTCCTGAACCGCACGACGCGCCGGATCGCGCTGACCGAGGCGGGCGAGCGCTATCTGCAGCGCTGCGAACAGATCCTCGCTTACGTCGACCAGGCCGAAGCCGAGGCGGGCGACGCGCACGCGCGTCCGTCCGGCAAGCTGAAGGTCCATTGCTTCACGAGCCTCGGCCAGCACTATCTGGTGCCGGCCATTGCGCGCTATCGCGAGCGCTATCCGGACGTGCACGTCGAGCTGACGCTCGCGCAGCGGATGCCCGACCTGCTCGACGAGGGCTACGACGTCGCGATCGTCGTCGGCCGCGATCTGCCCGATTCGGGGCTCGTGTCGCAGCGGCTCGGCGAGAGCTACAGCGTCGTGTGCGCATCGCCGGGCTATGTCGAGTCGCACGGCGTGCCGCAGCGGCCGGCCGATCTCGCGCAGCACGTGTGCCTCGGGATGGTCGCGCCGGGCTTTCACTTCGACGAGTGGGCGCTGGCGGGGCCGAACGGCGACGAGGTCGTGCCGATCACGGCGCCGCCGTTCCGCGTGAACGTCGCGGAGGCGCTCGCGGTGGCCGTGCGGGAGGGGATGGGGGTCGGCGGGCTGCCGCTCTATTCGGCGATCGGCTGGCTGCGCAGCGGGCACATCGTGCGCGTGATGCCCGAGTACCGGTCGCACGTGATGAACATCTATGCGCTGTATCCGTCGCGCCAGTACCTCGACGCCAAAATCCGGACCTGGGTCGATTTCCTGCGCGAAGAGCTGCCGCTCACGCTCGAAGCCGACGAAGCGGCGCTCGAACAGTACACGCGTGCGACATGA